The stretch of DNA GTTGGAGCAGGCCTTCCACCTACTGCTCCTTCCTTTGTTGCCATAGCTGTGCCATGCTGCACCACCAGGATCCTGCCTGGGACCAGACAGGAGAGAACACCTATAAGCTCTGGGGTGggattacacacacatacacatacgcCCTTATGTGGAGCAGGGGGACCTTAGATTTCAGAAGGCTCTTCTCCATGATTCCTGCTCTTCCTGGGGACTCAAAGGCAATGGTCAAAGATCCTCTGGGTCATGCTTGGAGTGCCCTGGGGTGTTGatcatctcttcctcttcctcctcctcctcctgatcTTGCTCTtccccttctgttttctcttgccCATCCGTGATCTTTTCCTTTCCAGTCCAAGTTTCCTGTAGACACGCTAGGTTGGGTGATAAAAACCGATTCAGTCTTGTGTATTTGCAAACTATATCAGTGTTACTGTTGACAAATAGTTGAAATAAAGTGATAACAGatgaaaaaccaaaccaaaacaaacaaacaaaaaaccgaTTTAGATATTACTCTGGGAGGTAGAGGAGGTTGTGGCCTGGCAGGTAGTGGGCCAGCCCCACACACTTACCAGTTTCAGCACGGGGGAGCACATGACCTTCACAGAGAAAATGCTGTAGGGGCTGGTCCTGATGGTGGAAGTACCAGTCTCCTACGACATCTTCGAACTCCTCCAGCATCGTCTCACACTGATCAAGTGGAAGGGTCAGAAGGGAATCTAGACTGCTGTGCTTTGGAAACCCTCCCCTCTTCACTCCTGTCTGCCCACCCCACCTTGGAGAAACAGGTAGCCAGGAGACTAAACTTGGCTTACTAGATGTGTGAtccttattcattcaacaaacatttactagaACCTGTTCTGCCAAGTAGGCTATTAAACTCTGTGTCTCAGCCCCTTGCCTAAAAAATGGGAAATGGTAACAGTACCTACCACATGAGGTTGTTTTGAGGGTAAAATGAGGCAGCAGCTGGAAAGTATGCGGCCCaagtctggcacatagtaggtgctcagtatgtGGTCATAGATATTATTAGCCTCCATTATTACTCCTGTAATAATGCTCAGTCAATGACAGGGTCCTcactctgcccccttctctgtgCTCAGGTGGACCTCCCAAGAATCTAGGTCTCCCATCAGGTTCCTTTCTCATTGCCCTACCTGCTTCTTGAGGAATGTGACTTCCACACTGGGCTCGTCCCACAGCTCCAGAGGGATCCCCAGATCCACCTTCACCCCCTTCTGCACCAGACCTTTCAGTGTTGCCATGGTCTGACTCTGACCCTGAGAGACAGGAATTTGGGATCAGCCCAGCTCactgccccacccaccccccttcccctttCTGCCACAGCAGCACTGTCAACTACCAGGGACTGAGAGGTGGGCTCCATGAGGGTGACATGAGGGAGTCTAACAATGGAGAGGGGACACACTCCAGAACTGGAGGGAGATGggtcccagggatccctgtcatttCTGTAAAGGGGAAGGCTGCTCTAGGGAAAAGTCTGACCTTGGCATATCTCAGTGAACCCTTGCGCTCA from Vulpes vulpes isolate BD-2025 chromosome 3, VulVul3, whole genome shotgun sequence encodes:
- the CNPY4 gene encoding protein canopy homolog 4: MGPVRLGMLLFILVVYGAWVGTSKEDDDTERLPSKCEVCKLLSLELQEELSRTGRSREVLELGQVLDTGKRKRHVPYSVSETRLEEALENLCERILDYSVHAERKGSLRYAKGQSQTMATLKGLVQKGVKVDLGIPLELWDEPSVEVTFLKKQCETMLEEFEDVVGDWYFHHQDQPLQHFLCEGHVLPRAETACLQETWTGKEKITDGQEKTEGEEQDQEEEEEEEEMINTPGHSKHDPEDL